One region of Mycobacterium riyadhense genomic DNA includes:
- a CDS encoding type II toxin-antitoxin system VapC family toxin, with protein MIVLDANVMVMALASRAGQGDSARAAMIADDDWIAPAHMPLEVLRTLRKAARGNRLTVDDAESAFQALIAMQIEYVGTDVVLLQTVWAMRHNISVYDAAYVAVAAMHDAPLVTFDARLAHAATRTKPEIRVRLL; from the coding sequence TTGATCGTCCTCGACGCGAACGTCATGGTCATGGCGTTGGCCAGCCGGGCAGGACAGGGCGACTCCGCGCGTGCCGCGATGATCGCCGACGACGATTGGATCGCTCCCGCGCACATGCCCCTGGAGGTGCTGCGCACGTTGCGCAAAGCCGCCCGCGGTAATCGCTTGACCGTCGACGACGCCGAGTCAGCGTTCCAGGCGCTCATCGCGATGCAGATCGAATACGTCGGAACGGACGTGGTGCTGCTTCAGACGGTTTGGGCGATGCGCCACAACATCTCTGTGTATGACGCCGCATACGTCGCCGTCGCGGCCATGCACGACGCCCCGCTCGTCACCTTCGATGCGCGGCTCGCCCACGCAGCCACCCGCACCAAGCCCGAGATACGGGTCCGCCTGCTCTGA
- the pdxS gene encoding pyridoxal 5'-phosphate synthase lyase subunit PdxS codes for MDAAGSPATGTARVKRGMAEMLKGGVIMDVVTPEQARIAEGAGAVAVMALERVPADIRAQGGVSRMSDPDMIEGIISAVTIPVMAKARIGHFVEAQILQSLGVDYIDESEVLTPADYTHHIDKWKFTVPFVCGATNLGEALRRISEGAAMIRSKGEAGTGDVSNATTHMRAIGGEIRRLTSLSEDELFVAAKELQAPYELVVEVARAGKLPVTLFTAGGIATPADAAMMMQLGAEGVFVGSGIFKSGDPAQRAAAIVKATTFYDDADVLAKVSRGLGEAMVGINVEEIAQSHRLAERGW; via the coding sequence ATGGATGCTGCAGGTAGCCCAGCAACCGGTACGGCGCGGGTCAAGCGTGGCATGGCCGAGATGCTCAAGGGCGGCGTCATCATGGACGTCGTCACACCGGAGCAGGCCCGCATCGCCGAGGGAGCCGGCGCGGTCGCGGTCATGGCACTGGAGCGGGTGCCCGCCGACATCCGCGCCCAGGGCGGGGTTTCGCGGATGAGCGACCCCGACATGATCGAAGGCATCATCTCCGCGGTCACCATCCCGGTGATGGCCAAAGCACGCATCGGGCATTTCGTCGAGGCACAGATCCTGCAGAGCCTGGGCGTGGACTACATCGACGAGTCCGAGGTGCTGACGCCCGCCGACTACACCCACCACATCGACAAGTGGAAGTTCACCGTGCCATTCGTGTGCGGGGCGACCAATCTCGGGGAGGCGCTGCGGCGCATCAGCGAGGGCGCGGCGATGATCCGATCCAAGGGCGAGGCAGGCACCGGTGACGTCTCCAACGCGACCACGCACATGCGAGCCATCGGCGGCGAGATCCGCCGGCTAACGTCGCTGTCAGAGGACGAATTATTTGTTGCCGCAAAGGAATTGCAGGCCCCCTACGAACTCGTCGTGGAGGTTGCCCGGGCGGGCAAGCTGCCGGTCACGCTGTTCACCGCCGGCGGAATTGCCACGCCCGCCGACGCCGCGATGATGATGCAGCTCGGCGCCGAGGGGGTCTTCGTCGGGTCGGGCATCTTCAAGTCCGGCGATCCCGCGCAGCGCGCCGCGGCGATCGTCAAGGCCACCACGTTCTATGACGACGCCGACGTCCTGGCGAAGGTGTCGCGTGGGCTGGGCGAGGCGATGGTGGGCATCAACGTGGAGGAGATCGCGCAGTCGCATCGCTTGGCCGAACGCGGCTGGTAA
- a CDS encoding DUF4247 domain-containing protein, whose translation MSRNRLFWVAGGLAIAAMVSLISGLVLLHKDIGSYIASHYHEYSRDANGTRYACTGSPGQVAATLTSYQAPEARASSGGNQYLRYSRNIVIVGPDGNHPCSIRVEDLGARYSHGGFIFLGPGFTPGSPSGGSGGSPGGPGGSK comes from the coding sequence ATGAGCCGCAATCGCCTGTTCTGGGTTGCCGGTGGGTTGGCCATCGCCGCGATGGTGTCGTTGATTTCCGGATTGGTGTTGCTGCACAAGGACATCGGCTCGTATATCGCCTCCCACTATCACGAGTACTCCCGTGATGCGAACGGCACCCGCTACGCGTGCACCGGATCTCCCGGACAGGTGGCCGCCACGCTCACCAGCTATCAGGCGCCCGAGGCGCGCGCGTCCAGCGGCGGCAACCAATACCTGCGCTACAGCCGAAACATCGTGATCGTCGGACCTGATGGCAACCATCCGTGCAGCATCCGCGTCGAAGATCTGGGCGCCCGATACAGCCACGGCGGATTCATTTTCCTCGGCCCCGGGTTCACCCCGGGTTCTCCGTCCGGCGGCTCGGGCGGCAGCCCCGGTGGGCCGGGCGGGAGCAAGTAG
- the tesB gene encoding acyl-CoA thioesterase II: MAIEEILDLEQLEVNIYRGSVFSPESGFLQRTFGGHVAGQSLVSAVRTVDPQYHVHSLHGYFLRPGDALARTVFLVERTRDGGSFATRRVNAIQHGEIIFSMGASFQTEQDGISHQDPMPAAPPPDGLPGLNSIKVFDDAGFKQFEEWDVCIVPRERLQLLPGKASQQQVWFRHRDPLPDDPVLHICALAYMSDLTLLGSAQVTHLNVREHLQVASLDHAMWFMRPFRADEWLLYDQSSPSAGGGRALTQGKIFTPSGEMVAAVMQEGLTRYRRGFRP, from the coding sequence GTGGCGATCGAAGAGATCCTTGATCTCGAGCAACTCGAGGTCAACATCTACCGCGGGAGCGTCTTCAGCCCGGAATCGGGTTTCCTGCAGCGGACTTTCGGCGGTCATGTGGCCGGTCAGTCGCTGGTGTCGGCGGTGCGCACCGTCGATCCGCAATACCATGTTCATTCGCTGCACGGCTACTTTCTTCGACCCGGGGATGCGTTGGCGCGCACGGTTTTTCTCGTTGAGCGGACCCGCGATGGCGGATCGTTTGCCACCAGGCGGGTCAACGCCATCCAGCACGGGGAGATCATCTTCAGCATGGGGGCGTCTTTTCAGACCGAGCAGGACGGCATCAGCCACCAGGACCCGATGCCGGCAGCTCCGCCCCCGGACGGGTTGCCGGGGTTGAACTCGATCAAGGTCTTCGACGACGCGGGATTCAAGCAGTTCGAGGAGTGGGACGTCTGCATTGTGCCGCGGGAGCGCCTGCAGCTGTTGCCCGGCAAGGCCTCCCAGCAGCAGGTGTGGTTTCGTCACCGCGATCCGTTGCCGGACGACCCGGTGCTGCACATCTGTGCGCTGGCCTACATGAGCGACCTCACGCTGCTGGGCTCGGCGCAGGTGACTCACCTCAATGTGCGTGAGCATCTGCAGGTGGCCTCGTTGGACCACGCGATGTGGTTCATGCGGCCGTTCCGGGCCGATGAATGGCTGCTCTACGACCAGTCCTCGCCGTCGGCCGGCGGTGGTCGCGCGTTGACCCAGGGCAAGATCTTCACACCGTCCGGTGAGATGGTCGCGGCGGTCATGCAGGAGGGGCTGACCCGCTATAGGCGCGGATTCCGGCCGTGA
- a CDS encoding DUF2617 family protein has translation MPLHQLAVAPADVSGARLALALNEPAPPALATYRLDHPGGGSLQLGVLGASHLVTAEHRTGQFSEQVSCAARNHQSGLPDHTEAPGYCLQSRTYTRDEEGFRRLAHHLRERCTREIGWLGGVFPGDDAALTALVAEPDGSGWRWQTWHLYPLHPCGSGGTVVHTASRWRP, from the coding sequence GTGCCGCTCCATCAGCTCGCCGTGGCTCCGGCTGACGTATCGGGGGCACGACTAGCACTGGCGCTCAACGAGCCCGCGCCGCCGGCACTGGCGACCTATCGGCTGGACCATCCCGGCGGAGGCAGTCTGCAGCTGGGGGTCTTGGGCGCATCGCACCTGGTCACGGCCGAGCACCGGACCGGTCAATTCTCCGAGCAGGTCTCGTGCGCGGCTCGCAACCATCAGAGCGGCCTGCCCGACCACACCGAAGCACCCGGCTATTGCCTCCAATCCCGTACCTACACCCGCGATGAGGAGGGGTTCCGACGGCTGGCGCACCACCTTCGGGAGCGCTGCACACGCGAAATCGGATGGCTCGGTGGTGTGTTTCCCGGCGATGACGCGGCGTTGACCGCACTGGTTGCCGAGCCCGACGGCAGCGGCTGGCGCTGGCAGACCTGGCACCTGTACCCGCTGCACCCGTGCGGGTCGGGCGGGACGGTGGTCCACACCGCGAGCCGGTGGCGTCCATGA
- the pdxT gene encoding pyridoxal 5'-phosphate synthase glutaminase subunit PdxT, whose translation MTRPKIGVLALQGDTREHLAALRECGADSMTVRRRDELDAVDGLVLPGGESTTMSHLLLDLELLEPLRARLAAGLPAYGSCAGMILLASEILDAGAGGREALPLNAIDMTVRRNAFGRQVDSFEGDLAFAGFNHPVRGVFIRAPWVERAGDGVQVLARAADHIVAVRQGRVLATAFHPEMTGDRRIHQLFVDIVNGLA comes from the coding sequence GTGACCCGGCCGAAGATCGGGGTGCTGGCGCTGCAGGGCGACACCCGTGAGCACCTGGCGGCGCTTCGCGAATGCGGCGCCGACTCGATGACGGTGCGGCGCCGCGACGAGCTCGACGCGGTCGACGGGCTGGTGCTTCCGGGTGGGGAATCGACCACCATGAGCCACCTGCTGCTCGACTTGGAATTGTTGGAGCCGCTACGGGCGCGACTGGCCGCGGGGCTGCCCGCGTACGGCTCGTGCGCGGGCATGATCCTGCTGGCCAGCGAGATCCTGGACGCCGGCGCTGGCGGGCGCGAGGCGCTGCCACTGAACGCGATCGATATGACGGTGCGGCGCAACGCTTTTGGGCGTCAGGTCGACTCGTTCGAGGGCGATCTCGCGTTCGCGGGGTTTAACCACCCGGTGCGTGGAGTGTTCATCCGGGCCCCGTGGGTCGAGCGAGCCGGTGACGGTGTGCAGGTGTTGGCACGAGCGGCGGACCACATCGTCGCGGTGCGGCAGGGTCGCGTGCTGGCGACGGCGTTTCATCCCGAGATGACCGGCGATCGCCGCATCCACCAGTTGTTCGTGGACATCGTCAACGGCCTGGCGTGA
- a CDS encoding polyamine aminopropyltransferase — MTAVEVALAQTSSGRWRALLLAAVAACAACGIVYELALLTLSTSLNGGGIVATSLIVAGYIAALGLGALLVKPLLARAAVTFIAVEAVLGIVGGLSAAALYVAFAFIDGSTLVLAGSTALIGCLVGAEVPLLMTLLQRGRVSGAADTGRTLANLNAADYLGALVGGLVWPFLLLPQLGMIRGAATTGIVNLVAAAIVSIFLLRRIVSPRQLVAALCALGAALALLVTLLVRAHDIETTSRQRLYADPIVAYRHSAYQEIVVTRRGDDMRLYLDGGLQFSTRDEYRYTESLVYPAVGKGARSVLILGGGDGLAARELLRLNGIQQIVQVELDPAVVEVARTTMRDANRGSLDNPRVHLVNDDAMSWLRGAGGSRFDAVIVDLPDPDTPVLGRLYSTEFYALVGRALAPDGLMVVQAGSPFSTRAAYWRTVSTIRAAGYSVTPYHVHVPTFGDWGFVLARRGDAAPVPTVPRDAPPLRFLDQRVLDAATVFSDDVRPRPVEPSTLDNPRIVDDMRHGYD, encoded by the coding sequence ATGACTGCCGTTGAGGTAGCGCTGGCTCAGACCTCTTCGGGGCGATGGCGCGCGCTGCTGCTGGCCGCCGTCGCCGCCTGTGCGGCCTGCGGAATTGTCTACGAGCTTGCGCTGCTGACGCTGTCGACGAGCCTGAACGGCGGCGGCATCGTCGCCACCTCGTTGATCGTCGCGGGCTATATCGCGGCGCTGGGTTTGGGTGCGCTGCTGGTCAAGCCGCTGCTGGCGCGGGCGGCCGTCACGTTCATTGCCGTCGAGGCGGTTTTGGGAATCGTCGGCGGCTTGTCGGCGGCGGCACTGTACGTGGCGTTTGCGTTTATCGACGGGTCGACGTTGGTGCTGGCGGGGAGCACCGCGCTGATCGGCTGCCTGGTTGGAGCCGAGGTGCCGCTGCTGATGACGCTGTTGCAACGCGGCCGGGTCTCCGGGGCCGCCGATACCGGCCGCACGCTGGCCAACCTCAATGCCGCTGACTACCTGGGGGCGCTGGTGGGCGGGCTGGTTTGGCCTTTCCTGTTGTTGCCGCAGCTCGGGATGATTCGCGGCGCGGCCACCACCGGCATCGTCAACCTGGTGGCCGCGGCGATCGTGTCGATCTTCTTGTTGCGACGCATCGTTTCCCCGCGCCAGCTGGTGGCGGCGCTGTGTGCGCTGGGTGCGGCGCTGGCGCTGCTGGTCACGCTGCTGGTGCGTGCGCACGACATCGAGACCACCAGCCGACAGCGGCTTTACGCGGACCCGATCGTCGCGTACCGGCACTCGGCCTATCAGGAAATCGTGGTCACCCGCCGGGGCGACGACATGCGGCTCTACTTGGACGGGGGTTTGCAGTTTTCCACCCGCGACGAATACCGCTACACCGAAAGCTTGGTCTACCCCGCTGTGGGCAAGGGCGCGCGTTCGGTGCTGATACTAGGTGGCGGTGACGGCTTAGCAGCCCGAGAGCTGTTGCGCCTAAATGGAATTCAGCAGATCGTGCAGGTGGAACTGGACCCGGCCGTCGTCGAAGTGGCGCGCACCACGATGCGCGATGCCAACCGCGGTTCGCTGGATAACCCGCGCGTGCACCTGGTGAACGACGATGCGATGAGCTGGCTGCGAGGTGCCGGCGGTAGCCGCTTCGACGCGGTGATCGTCGACCTGCCCGACCCCGACACGCCGGTGTTGGGCCGGTTGTATTCCACCGAGTTCTACGCGCTGGTCGGTCGTGCGCTGGCGCCCGATGGGCTGATGGTGGTGCAAGCGGGCAGCCCGTTTTCGACGCGAGCAGCGTATTGGCGGACCGTCTCGACGATCAGGGCCGCAGGTTACTCGGTCACGCCGTATCACGTGCACGTACCCACTTTTGGCGACTGGGGTTTCGTCTTGGCGCGCCGCGGTGACGCCGCGCCGGTACCCACGGTGCCGCGCGATGCGCCGCCGTTGCGGTTCCTGGACCAGCGGGTGCTCGACGCCGCCACGGTGTTTTCCGACGACGTCCGGCCGCGCCCGGTAGAGCCCTCGACGCTAGACAATCCGCGCATCGTCGACGACATGCGCCACGGGTACGACTAG
- a CDS encoding YebC/PmpR family DNA-binding transcriptional regulator, producing the protein MSGHSKWATTKHKKAVIDARRGKMFARLIKNIEVAARVGGGDPAGNPTLYDAIQKAKKSSVPNENIERARKRGAGEEAGGADWQTITYEGYAPNGVAVLIECLTDNRNRAASEVRVAMTRNGGAMADPGSVAYLFSRKGVVTLEKNGLTEDDVLTAVLDAGAEDVNDLGDSFEIISEPGDLVAVRTALQDAGIDYESAEASFQPSVSVPVDLDGARKVFKLVEALEDSDDVQNVWTNVDVSDEVLAALDEE; encoded by the coding sequence ATGAGCGGCCATTCCAAGTGGGCCACCACCAAGCACAAGAAGGCCGTCATCGACGCCCGCCGCGGCAAGATGTTCGCCCGGCTGATCAAGAACATCGAGGTCGCGGCGCGCGTCGGTGGCGGTGACCCGGCAGGCAACCCGACGCTGTATGACGCGATCCAGAAGGCCAAAAAGAGCTCGGTGCCCAACGAGAACATCGAACGCGCACGCAAGCGCGGTGCCGGCGAGGAGGCCGGCGGCGCGGACTGGCAAACCATCACCTACGAGGGTTATGCGCCCAACGGTGTGGCGGTACTGATCGAATGCCTCACCGACAACCGCAACCGGGCCGCCAGCGAGGTCCGCGTGGCGATGACGCGCAACGGCGGCGCCATGGCCGATCCGGGTTCGGTGGCCTACCTGTTCTCCCGCAAGGGCGTGGTCACCCTGGAAAAGAACGGCCTGACCGAGGACGACGTGTTGACGGCGGTGCTCGACGCCGGCGCCGAGGACGTCAACGATCTCGGTGACAGTTTCGAAATCATCTCGGAGCCGGGCGATCTGGTCGCGGTGCGGACCGCATTGCAAGACGCTGGCATTGACTACGAGTCGGCCGAGGCCAGCTTCCAGCCGTCGGTCAGCGTGCCCGTCGACCTCGACGGCGCCCGCAAGGTGTTCAAGCTCGTCGAAGCGCTGGAGGACAGCGACGACGTACAAAACGTCTGGACCAACGTCGACGTGTCCGACGAGGTGCTGGCGGCTCTCGACGAGGAGTAG
- a CDS encoding FitA-like ribbon-helix-helix domain-containing protein, translating to MAVAIQIKDVPEEVRDAVAARAAARGQTTQVYLRALLQREFRAERNKQLLESLAGRRSLDLSAEEVVREIRRGREDDD from the coding sequence ATGGCAGTTGCGATTCAGATCAAGGACGTCCCCGAAGAAGTGCGCGACGCCGTCGCCGCGCGTGCCGCGGCACGCGGCCAGACCACCCAGGTCTATCTACGCGCACTTCTGCAGCGAGAGTTCCGCGCCGAACGCAACAAGCAGCTACTCGAGAGCCTTGCCGGGCGTCGCAGCCTCGACCTCAGCGCCGAGGAGGTGGTTCGCGAGATTCGACGCGGGCGCGAGGACGACGATTGA
- a CDS encoding PE-PPE domain-containing protein, whose protein sequence is MSFAVLPPELNSARMFAGVGPGPMLAAAAAWDAVAEELHAAAGTFTSATAGLAGEAWRGPASVAMTGAAGPYVGWLSTAADQAEQVAGQARLIASAFEAALAATVHPAIIGANRTQLVSLVAANLLGQNAPAIAAAEAEYEQIWAQDVAAMSAYFADASAVVGRLAPWQQLLQNLQSQTDSAYAATGLGATNLGTANIGSGNIGVGNVGNGNIGVGNVGDGNIGLGNRGNWNIGIANTGNNLIGFARPGDGNVGVALINLGQVGAGVPAKTALLMGGTGLSPLPGPNFAATVEPLLTPTHPSYIAQFVVTPLKFFPFTGPASLTLDASVAQGVQNLHAAIMAQDAAGNHTVVFGVSQSATIATLEMRFLQTLPAGLRPGPDELSLVLAANPDRPNGGLLARLPGFSIPSLGFTFYGATPANLYPTTDYAIQYDGAADFPQFPINLIADANAIAGFLFLHPYYNTLTPAQIASGVVQPVSPDSLTTYILIPSDELPLLIPLRAVPILGSPLAELIEPDLRVLVELGYDRTAYQDVPTPFGLFPNVDPATVMADLQQGAVEGIHNALAELGYRID, encoded by the coding sequence ATGAGTTTCGCCGTTTTGCCACCGGAGCTGAATTCGGCGCGCATGTTCGCCGGTGTGGGTCCGGGCCCGATGCTGGCGGCCGCGGCGGCCTGGGATGCTGTGGCCGAGGAGTTGCATGCCGCGGCGGGCACGTTTACGTCGGCGACCGCGGGGCTGGCTGGCGAGGCGTGGCGAGGTCCCGCATCAGTAGCGATGACGGGCGCGGCCGGCCCGTACGTGGGGTGGTTGAGCACGGCGGCGGATCAGGCAGAGCAAGTGGCCGGACAGGCCCGGCTAATTGCGAGCGCGTTCGAGGCGGCACTGGCGGCCACCGTGCATCCTGCGATCATCGGGGCCAACCGGACGCAGCTGGTGTCGCTGGTGGCAGCCAACCTGCTGGGCCAGAATGCCCCGGCAATCGCGGCCGCCGAGGCCGAATACGAGCAGATATGGGCCCAGGACGTGGCCGCGATGTCGGCCTATTTTGCCGATGCGTCGGCGGTGGTCGGGCGGCTGGCCCCATGGCAGCAGCTGCTGCAGAACCTCCAGTCGCAGACGGATAGCGCCTACGCCGCGACGGGGCTGGGGGCAACCAATCTTGGTACCGCAAACATCGGCAGCGGAAACATTGGCGTAGGCAATGTCGGCAACGGCAACATCGGCGTCGGCAACGTCGGCGACGGCAACATCGGCCTCGGGAACCGCGGCAATTGGAATATCGGCATCGCGAACACCGGCAACAACTTGATCGGCTTTGCGCGCCCCGGTGACGGCAACGTCGGCGTCGCGCTCATCAACCTAGGCCAGGTGGGTGCCGGCGTTCCGGCGAAAACCGCGTTACTCATGGGCGGCACCGGACTCAGCCCGCTCCCTGGGCCCAACTTCGCGGCGACCGTTGAGCCGCTCCTCACACCCACTCATCCCTCGTACATCGCGCAGTTCGTGGTAACGCCCTTGAAGTTTTTTCCATTCACCGGGCCGGCCAGCCTGACCCTCGACGCATCCGTGGCCCAGGGCGTCCAGAACCTGCACGCCGCGATCATGGCGCAAGACGCTGCGGGAAACCACACCGTCGTCTTCGGCGTATCGCAAAGCGCCACGATAGCCACCCTCGAAATGCGTTTTCTGCAGACCCTGCCGGCCGGCCTACGACCGGGCCCGGATGAACTGTCCTTGGTGCTGGCAGCTAATCCCGATCGACCCAACGGCGGCCTGCTGGCGCGCCTCCCTGGTTTCTCCATCCCGTCTTTGGGTTTCACGTTCTACGGCGCGACTCCCGCCAACCTCTACCCCACAACGGATTACGCGATCCAATACGACGGCGCCGCCGACTTCCCGCAGTTCCCGATCAATCTTATTGCCGACGCCAACGCCATCGCGGGCTTCTTGTTCCTGCACCCCTACTACAACACTTTGACGCCCGCCCAGATCGCGTCGGGCGTCGTCCAGCCGGTGTCTCCGGACAGTCTGACTACCTACATCCTCATTCCCAGCGACGAACTGCCGCTGCTGATTCCGCTGCGCGCGGTGCCCATTCTGGGAAGCCCACTCGCCGAGCTGATCGAACCGGATTTGCGGGTGCTCGTCGAGCTGGGCTACGACCGCACCGCCTACCAGGATGTGCCGACGCCGTTCGGGCTGTTCCCGAACGTCGATCCGGCCACGGTCATGGCCGATCTGCAGCAGGGCGCAGTGGAAGGTATCCACAACGCACTGGCCGAGCTGGGTTACCGGATCGACTGA
- the pdxH gene encoding pyridoxamine 5'-phosphate oxidase — protein sequence MDDDAKVIDRNDDQLARMRGEYGPEKDGCDDLDFHWLDGGWLALLRRWMSDAQRAGVIEPNAMVLATVSDGKPVSRSVLCALIDESGVAFFTSHDSEKGAQLEATPYASATFPWYELGRQAHVRGAVTRVSADETLDYWSKRPRGAQLAAWASQQSRPVGSRAELEDQLAEVTRRFAGQDQIPVPPRWGGYRIAPEIVEFWQGRENRLHNRIRVANGRLERLQP from the coding sequence ATGGACGATGACGCCAAGGTCATCGATCGCAACGATGACCAGCTGGCTCGGATGCGCGGCGAATATGGTCCGGAAAAAGACGGTTGCGACGATCTGGACTTTCATTGGCTCGACGGAGGCTGGCTGGCGTTGCTGCGCCGGTGGATGAGCGATGCGCAACGCGCGGGTGTGATCGAACCCAATGCAATGGTGCTGGCGACGGTTTCGGACGGAAAACCGGTGAGCCGTTCGGTGCTCTGCGCATTGATCGACGAGTCGGGCGTGGCATTTTTCACGAGCCACGACTCGGAAAAAGGTGCGCAGCTCGAAGCGACGCCATACGCGTCGGCAACCTTTCCCTGGTACGAGTTGGGCCGGCAAGCCCACGTGCGCGGCGCGGTCACCAGGGTCAGCGCCGATGAGACGCTGGACTATTGGTCCAAGCGACCGCGCGGGGCTCAGCTGGCTGCGTGGGCATCACAACAGTCGCGTCCCGTCGGATCCCGCGCCGAGCTCGAGGATCAGCTCGCCGAGGTGACGCGTCGCTTCGCCGGCCAGGACCAGATTCCGGTGCCGCCGCGGTGGGGCGGCTACCGCATCGCCCCTGAGATCGTCGAATTCTGGCAGGGTCGCGAGAACCGCCTGCACAACCGGATCCGCGTCGCGAATGGCCGGCTCGAGAGGTTACAGCCCTGA
- a CDS encoding NUDIX hydrolase — protein sequence MTWLLVVIAVLVVLLVAVGAWGYQTANRLNRLNVRYDLSWQALDGALARRAVVTRAVAVDAYGGTSKACPEGRRLAALADAAERAPRHSREACENELSAALAMVDPASLPAALIAELADAEARVLLARRFHNDAVRDTLALAERPLVRKLRLGGTAALPTYFEIAERPHALAHSGHGVVNHRTSARVVLLDDTGAVLLLCGSDPAVTDGTAPKWWFTVGGEVRQGERLAEAAARELAEETGLRVAPTAMVGPVWRRDEAFEFNGSVIDSEEFYLVYRTRRFEPSVAGRTELERRYIHGARWCDANDIAELVAAGELVYPLQLGELLPVANEMADNWVAAADAGVPQSIR from the coding sequence GTGACCTGGCTGCTTGTCGTTATTGCGGTGCTGGTCGTGCTGCTGGTGGCGGTGGGTGCCTGGGGGTATCAAACGGCCAACCGGCTGAACCGGTTGAACGTGCGCTATGACCTGTCCTGGCAGGCGCTGGACGGCGCGCTGGCGCGGCGCGCTGTGGTGACCCGCGCGGTCGCGGTCGACGCCTACGGCGGCACCTCGAAAGCCTGCCCCGAGGGCCGCCGGTTGGCGGCACTGGCCGACGCCGCCGAACGTGCGCCCCGGCATTCGCGTGAGGCATGCGAAAACGAGCTCTCCGCCGCGCTGGCGATGGTTGATCCGGCGTCGCTGCCGGCGGCCCTGATCGCCGAACTGGCCGACGCCGAAGCCCGGGTGCTGCTGGCCCGTCGATTCCACAACGACGCCGTCCGCGACACCCTCGCGCTCGCCGAACGACCCCTGGTGCGGAAGCTTCGGCTCGGTGGAACCGCAGCACTGCCAACATATTTCGAGATCGCCGAGCGACCGCACGCGTTGGCGCACAGCGGTCACGGTGTGGTGAACCACCGCACTTCGGCCCGGGTGGTGCTCCTCGACGACACCGGCGCGGTGCTGTTGCTGTGTGGTTCGGATCCCGCGGTTACCGACGGCACCGCCCCGAAATGGTGGTTCACCGTCGGGGGCGAGGTGCGCCAAGGCGAGCGGTTGGCCGAGGCCGCCGCGCGTGAGCTGGCCGAGGAAACCGGTCTGCGGGTCGCGCCGACGGCCATGGTCGGACCCGTCTGGCGACGTGACGAGGCCTTCGAGTTCAACGGCTCGGTGATCGATAGCGAGGAGTTCTACCTGGTGTACCGGACGCGTCGGTTCGAGCCGTCCGTCGCGGGGCGCACCGAATTGGAGCGGCGCTACATCCACGGCGCCCGCTGGTGCGACGCGAACGACATCGCGGAGCTGGTCGCGGCCGGGGAACTGGTCTATCCACTACAACTTGGCGAGTTGCTGCCCGTCGCCAACGAAATGGCGGACAACTGGGTGGCCGCTGCGGACGCCGGTGTCCCTCAGTCGATCCGGTAA
- a CDS encoding DUF350 domain-containing protein — MYQAAIDFGTVNFTPLLHGAVATVLYFLVGIAVLIAGFVMVDLLTPGNLRQLVFLERRPNAVVLAAAMYAALATVIIAAIYASSSQLGEGLLGVAIYGTIGIVLQGLALFILRIVVPGNFHEHVEQPELHPAAFATAAMLLAVGGVTAAALS; from the coding sequence ATGTACCAGGCCGCCATTGATTTCGGCACCGTGAACTTCACCCCGCTCCTGCATGGGGCCGTCGCCACGGTTCTGTACTTCCTGGTGGGAATCGCGGTGCTGATCGCCGGCTTCGTGATGGTCGACCTGCTTACGCCGGGAAATCTGCGCCAGTTGGTGTTCCTGGAACGCCGTCCCAACGCCGTTGTCCTGGCCGCGGCCATGTATGCGGCGCTGGCCACCGTGATCATCGCCGCGATCTATGCCAGCTCCAGCCAGCTCGGTGAAGGTCTGCTCGGGGTGGCGATCTACGGGACGATCGGCATCGTCCTGCAGGGGCTGGCGCTGTTCATTCTGCGGATCGTGGTGCCGGGCAACTTCCACGAACATGTCGAACAACCGGAGCTGCATCCGGCCGCGTTCGCGACGGCCGCCATGCTGTTGGCCGTGGGAGGGGTGACGGCGGCCGCGCTGTCATGA